The following DNA comes from Vigna radiata var. radiata cultivar VC1973A chromosome 4, Vradiata_ver6, whole genome shotgun sequence.
aatatccttatatatcatgaattataagttttaagattaagggtattttaataagggtatttttgtctactgaaatccggtacacattgcaaAAATTTagcaactgaaaaacagacataTGCAAGTTAACaaactccatatatatatatatatatatatgaaaaaaaaaagtcgtaGAGTGCACGCTACATAAGGGAAATATACAAAGAAAcgaattttaatgataaaaaatacaaaatcaaagtaaattttcatataaataagttgaaattattaaatgtttaaacaTGTTTAAGAAGACAAATTTTCTCCAACTTTATGctactagaaaaatatttaaagctCATTAGTATTTGAAAAAACCATGGTACAGGCTTAATTGTGTGTATACACAAGTAACCaattagtatatattttaatgaaatggTTTGcgtttatttattgatttaaatatcaattaatcaAAAACTTGTGTTGACTATATGTCTATGCAAGAATTCCTCCTTCATTTTGTCAATTAGTATGGTTAAAggtttcaataatttattaattacgGAACTTAATTTCAAAACCTAATCGTAAGGCACTAATGAATCCTTTTAAACTTCAAGTACAAATATGTTCCTTTTTGAAAGATTTGTAATTTCCATAAAAAAGTCAATTTTTTACTGcataaaaatttgaactcgTGGTTCGTATCAaccttttcaactcaaaacagtTGATCAGGGGATTTACGTGGAGCATTTGTATGCTtatgtgtttcttttttatacCTTTTAGACGGTAGACAAAGTTGACGATATtacattaaaatcatatttaatcatttggCAGAACTCAATGCtgattaaaattaagttatttttactactaataaaaatcaaactaatattaattaaaattaaagcaaaagtggaagaataaaaaatacatttttttttaagttatgatgtatatttgatttttcaCGTAATCTTAATCAAAACTATTTTAAGTTTTCCTTTACATTGAAAATGTTGATTTGATATACTCTCTATATATCCTCctcattaattgttttaaacatGTAAAGTTTTGCATTAAATGAACTCCAACTTTGATTTTATGAGGGTAATATAAGACGATTATACTTTCATAATTTATCActcacatttttatattttttagagtGAATATTCTTTTATACACTGAATATTAAAAGGACTTTTACAAAAGCATTTTTTGTCtgacaagatggaaaaaattaaaaattcctTAGCTTCCGCTTGATTATGACCTTTCTTCCTCGTCTCTTTTGTTTTACTACCGAAAACTTCCTTTCCTTTTGATGTAATCGTCGGAAATAAATGTTACAGATATTAATTTAagtgtttaataaatttgatgactGTTTTcattaactaatttatatagTAAGAGTTATGCAACATTAATTGCTTATTTatgtgataaatattttattttataattgttagaAATCACACATTTACCagacaaaatattaattaaatataaactttatcttataaatatattttataaaaaaaaattatggttaaAGTTgtgagttaaaatatatttccacgaaattattatttgttaagtttattattttaagtattatcGGATTGTTTTCAAACCATCAATTATGTTTAGTTTTATATTCAAAGATGTGTATACTTCAAATAAATTGATTTccttaagtttaatttattttgtttttatcaaaaaGGTATAAAGTTATGTTAGACAAAATGTTAGCCTAAGTTAATTGCACGTTTAATTTaagcaaaatatttaataaatggtTATTAAGCAGATCAGctaggttaaaaaaattatattaaataaaataatcattaaggTAGAACTTAAGAAATTCCCAAGATGGGTAATCTCAGCTAATGAAATCAGTCAAAACATTTCTTTTAGAGTGCAAAAACTCCTTAAGCAAATGCAAATGTAAAGGAGGAAACTTTTTACAATGTTAAATGTTCTGCTTTAGGGTATTTTCTTAGTAATAATGTTCTAGTTCATTTGTAATTTTAGATGTTCAATTGATATACGATTGACTTTGAAAAActctttgaaatttaaaaggatTAGTTGAGTTTAATATTAAGagttaattaatcataattaatcacatttaaacatttaatctataaaaatgattattatatttgataagaACTTTCAAGCAATTGAgattatgatataaaataatttaggaaaGAATTAAGCTTTGACTAATCATATAAACTAATTTGAATATAAGccaaataaattttctatagaattttaatataaactaaattaattctCTATTAATTACTCAAGGAAATATTTCCTGAAACCCATCTCTGACTTCTTATCAATAGATCATATATCATGTATTCAACAATTTGTACATGGTGATAACTTGTCTCCACAACATTAGAATTGTTATTTTTGCATTCCATCAGGACTTACGGAGTTCAGGATGTAATcaagatataaaagaaattcgATCAGCAATAGAAATTGATAAACCCATCTTAGCATGAAGTGAGAAACGTAATGCATGACACAGTACTTGAAAAATCAGACACGGAAGAAAGCATAATAGAGAATcaacaagaaaacaaacatgTAAATGatgcattaaataaaaaaaacatgattattCGCTTCagaatgtttaaatattattctgTTTATGGTGGCTGCGTGAAACGGGAAAACTTAGTCTTCCGACTTTCGCCGACGAATCAAAAAGGTTTTGTGACTTGTCATTGTGGTCAAATTACTAATTCATaccttttccattttcaaaACCTTGCCCTACCTCATATTCTCTGTTTCATATATTTGGCAAACCTACCCCTCAGCGCTTATAAAAATACTCCTGTGAGAACTAGCTACTTACTCCATCATCCACCGATATCAAGTAAATCGTAACCCTCTACTTCTCATAACTTAACACCAAATACGACAACCAAAATGGACAAGCTTGCTACCACGGTTTCGATTTGCTGCTTacttttgttcctgtctttacCAGTGATGTCTCGAGAAGTTGGTTAGCATCGATTAGCTTGTCGGCTTTCGTTTTTGTTTTACATGCATGCTTATCagaaattttaaatcattatatacatgttaatatgttatttatgcAGTTTGCATGGCTTGAATATTAACTCTGTTTTATTGAAAAGTGCAGAAGATGAGAGAGAGTTTAGTTACGAGGAAGAGAGCGAGAACGGACCGTCTCATTGGGGAGACATACACCCTGAATGGAGTGTGTGCAACAATGGATCCATGCAGTCACCGATTGATCTATTGAATGAAAGGGTTGAAATAGTATCCCAGTTAGGGAGGCTGCAGATGAACTACCAACCCTCCAATGCCACTATTAGGAATAGGGGCCACGATATCATGGtgagtaaatataaaaataaattaccaaACTCAacaccttttatatatatatatatatatatatatatatataaatatatatatatatatagaaatcaCTATAGTATATATACTTTATAATGTCTTCCTAGTTATCTacctaacaaaaaataaactttgatcTGGTTTGTAAATGCAGCTAGAATGGGTTTCTGGCGCAGGTTATCTTCAAATTAATGAAACTAAGTACGTACTCAATCAATGCCACTGGCATTCTCCCTCTGAACACACCATAGATGGCAAAAGGTAATACATACTTCTTTGAATTTACGTAAAAAATAcatgatttcttttttctatatgCAAAGAAACTGTAATAATAGGTTGCTTTGTGcctttgttgttttattttcgtGGAATATTTACCTTTATTTATGCCTGTACGTGATAGTCAAAAATGGAATTGCACTGCAGGTTTGATCTAGAGTTACACTTGGTGCACGAAACTCCATCTGGACAAACAACTGTGATAGGAATACTGTACAAGATTGGAAGACCAGATTCTTTTCTGTCATCGGTAAATTAAATTTCTGTGTTTGTGTTCTATTTTTGCGTGAATAACTAAGTCTGTAAAGActactatatataaatattgaagtTAGACATTGCCTTTTGTAGTTAACGAGTCATATAAAGAACATTTCTGAGAGCACGGAAGCAGAAAGAGTGGTCGGTGTAGTTGACCCTAGGCAAATCAAAATTTTTTACAAGCAGTATTACAGGTATATGGGTTCGCTGACAATTCCTCCTTGCACTGAGAATGTTTCTTGGACGATCGTTAAAGAGGTACATGTTCTAACTATCTATTCATCGATTTCATTCTTCAATTATTGTTTAACGAATAGTGGCAGTTCTTGAACTTCTCTTTTCAAATATTGTGATAACATTATCTTACTGTGTTTGATCCTTATTCAATTTATCAGATACGATCCGTTTCAAAGGAACAGGTTAGATTGCTTCGAACCGCTGTTGATGATGTAAGTTAATTCATAATGAAGTTCAATTATGTCACGAAACAATGGGACACAAAAGTAAAACCTTGCATCATAATAAACATGAGACCTTCTCTGTAAGCTTCTAGGTCATGATTAAGctatagaataattattaaaagagacTCCACTAAGAGAATATTtgcttaattaattaattaattaggtcCATATAAGCAGTAGTTGAATATTAGGTAGACTCTGTATCAAAATAATCATGATATCTAAGTTTGATTATCGACTCTATCCTTAcgtaacttttttaaatttcaattctttACCTACTTTTGCTTTTATGAATGGAAAAC
Coding sequences within:
- the LOC106759098 gene encoding alpha carbonic anhydrase 7; the protein is MDKLATTVSICCLLLFLSLPVMSREVEDEREFSYEEESENGPSHWGDIHPEWSVCNNGSMQSPIDLLNERVEIVSQLGRLQMNYQPSNATIRNRGHDIMLEWVSGAGYLQINETKYVLNQCHWHSPSEHTIDGKRFDLELHLVHETPSGQTTVIGILYKIGRPDSFLSSLTSHIKNISESTEAERVVGVVDPRQIKIFYKQYYRYMGSLTIPPCTENVSWTIVKEIRSVSKEQVRLLRTAVDDESESNARPLQLINNRLLQLYRQKYIKH